TCCACGCTTCcagcacagaaataaacataaatccTACCCATCAACTGAACACATTAAACGGGCCTATTCGTACTGTATCCACCTGCCTGGATAAAGGCATATCAGGGAATGTCCTCAGGCTGTTCATCAGCATTGTCACTGGGCTGTGACAGTAGCGGAGTGCTGAACGCTAACTCACCTGGTGGGGAGATGATGGCTGCCAAGCGCAGTGCTTCCCCCAGGACCCACAAACAGGCGCAGACCCTCCTCTGAAAGCCAACAGACACGTCATTCAGAACCTGTCACTCAAGTTGCGGGATGAAGCCCGCAAGCTCCTGCATATACCTCGCCCAGAAAAGCTGGTTGCCAAGCGATCTAAAAATAAGCCAGTATTGACAGACGCATTTATTTCCCAGCTCtccacagtgggggggggggggtgtctgcacGTCAGGAGCGGAGGACTCCGGTCTCTGTGGTTTATGATAATTAAAAGAGCAGCTAATCTTCCTCACATCCCTTCTGGGAAAAAGAAACTAAACTCAGAGAGTAGAAAATTAGTAAAATATCTTAATAATTAATGAACCTCTAGACTAAGACTTAATTAATAACCAACTTACTTAAAATAAGATCACAGACATTACATTGTGCAGTGTTATGGTATTTGACGAACAGTACTGTAAAGTCCCTAACCATGATGTCACTCAGTGTGTCTGCTGGTGAACTGTGACTGGGAGGGAGGAGCTGGAAGCCTGTCTTTTAGCAGTGCGTTAGCAAGGCCTGCACGCCCACGTTCACAAGGCAGCTGTCCGTGTCTCGTCAGTGTGACTGTTCCCCGAAGGACTCGCATTCACTGTGTGTTCACAACAGCTTTGTGGGCCTACACCACATGTATCTTCAGTCCTCTCCTCTAGCTCTGTCAGACAGCTCCAGTACTCTGGTCCTACTTTACTACACACCTCCAATATTGCACTACTTAATTACTCTTCTCTGGTAGCCTGTCTACACTCAATCATACAccgactgtgtgtatgtatccgTACGAAATAATACTCTACAATATATCAGTCTGACTCTTCATTAAGGATAgtggttttggtttttatttttgataatgcCATATCCACTTTAAAACATGTGAcattaatgtttctttttttaaatctaaatggATTCAGCAAATTAAATGTATCAAAAATAACTAGTGTGCACTCACGCAGAGCGACCTTagtttttttatgcatttgcaaaaaataaaaatgaaatattgaaatataaaatatattgaattataTAGTGCAAGACACTTTAGGCAGCAATAGCAGACGACTTTAGTTCAAGTTTTCAAAAGGCTGTGTTACTCCTCCTAAGTctaactgaaaatgtattgcagATGTACTGCAATATTCTATTGCTATTCATGCTGAAGAGGTTCCATTACAATTAAAGGCAGACATTGCAAAACAATTAAGGACATCCCTGGTGTTTGCTCCCAGAAACAAGGAAGTGCACAGTACTGCTGTTAATAAGATGACGATGGTACTAATGCACGACAGTACTTAACACTTAAAGGTGGAATGGAGCAGAGGATTCCACATCTACACGTGTCCCTCTCAACATTCCTGTTCAACCGCAGTCTGACTCATTCCTCCCCAGCCACCAGTACCCTGGTTTTCTCTGTGCACATGTGTAGTACCTTCAGCGCTTGAGTCCAGCAGACTGGGAGTGAAGTCCTGACTCTGAAGGATCTTCTCCACCACGTCGTCAGCATCCACCCTGGTGGCATCCACCCGCTTCAGCTGGGACTCCACAGAGTCCTGCTTCACCGGATGCCTGAGGAGATCTGTCACTCAAACCATGCTGCTGCCACCTCAGAGGTTTCTCACTCTTCATCATGTGATTACTCTGACTTTTTTCATCACAAGCCATCCACttacacatatgtacatatactgTGTATACACGTGCAATCATTACATAACATGAAGCTCCTTTagcatattttataaatgtggaacTCTCATAGCTGTAACCATTTAATAGTAAGGAAAGCTCAAGGGACTGAGAAGCAAATTCAGAGCTGTTACATCGCCACAGGCCAATAACACAGGAGTCTTTCATGCAAGAGTGTGTCACAGGTCTTGTGGGTCATTAGGTTTCCATTAGGCACGCAGGCTACACTGCAGTACGTGACGGACGCAGGCCAGGCGACAGAGGTGTTGTGATGGAGGGAGAGCGGCGGGGCGCTTCACCTGTGGAGGCGCTCCGAGGAGGGCGCGCTCCTGATGGGGGTGCCGGGGTGCTCCGGCACGGAGGCGCAGGCCGCGCCGGCCGCGGAGGGGGGCGCCGTCCTGGGCTCCCGCTCCTCGCTGGGCTCCGGGATGCTGGCGATGCCGGTGGAGGCGCTGCCTATCGAGGTGTTCCGCCTGTGAGAGAACTCGGACAGGCTGGAGGAGCGCGAGTGGCCCGTGCTGTAGCCTGCCAGGAGCCGAGccggcacacgcacacagttacacacatgcgcacagttacacgcgtgtgcacacgcgcacagttacacgcatgcacacagttACACGCGAGTGCACACGCGCAGTTACACATGCTGTATGTGTACACGTGTAtaaacacaagcacgcacacacagttaaacatCCCATGCACATTATCACACACGTataacacacaattacacattcGTATCATATACATGTGCtcatatatatattcatttcacacacacacacacacactacataaataatacacagCAAGATAAAAGGAGGGTAGGaatctatatttttttatggggTTATTTCATACTATATGCAATCATTAATACACAACTCTAATATAAATTATCTTCATTATGAAGGAAGATGGATAAAATATATTGATATGTTCCACCTTTACCAGTCATCTACTTGACAAGTGTTGGTGAGGGAAAAGCTCAGAAACCCTTGAGTTCTGTCGAAGTCAAGCGGTAAAACAGCCAAGCGATGAAcgcttcctttttaaaaactattttatgcacatttattaaCAAGGACACATACGCCCACACACTGGCATGTTATTCTTATCTACAGAAGATTAGTAACGCAGAAACAAAAGGCACAATGTGCTATTCCTAAGAGCAAAAAACCTCCCACTCACTCTCAACCGGCACACAGGGAATCTTCCAGAACACAGCGCACTGCAAAGGCTGCTTCCTCCCTTTTTAAACTGGAGCACACCGTCCTACTCAATGGCATTCCTAAGATGTATTCTTTTTCTGCTCGAAAAGTCAAGCCTCTCCTTTTACCGCAAAGGTCACAACTACAACTACGTCCAAACAATTAACACGTATTCCAATTACATATCAAAATCGCCACCCTGAAAATCAATACTGAGATTTTGCGATCCAGGGCGCTGAGTGCATTTGGGCTCCCGCTATCGAGCCATTGTCTAAAAGCCCAACATTTATCTCACTGAAGAGAGCAGAAGCCTGTATAATGGGGAGGTTGGGTGGGGACGTAATCGAATGAGTGCCGCGTAATTGGAGCTCACGCGGCAGAGCCGAGAGGCTTCCCCATTTAGACATCCGAGCCCGGGCCTGCCGAAAGAACCTGAtctggaaagggggggggggagattgagCATGGCCTCCCCATCACACATCCTCCTATCAATTATGGCTAATCACCACAGCAAACAAGGTTACAAAAAGCAGACATGAAGTCAGACACCAAGGATAAATACAGATTTGAGACGAGCGGCAGAATCACAGGGCGAGAGCGCCTCCTCCCCAGATTGCATTAATTAGAGAAAAGTCACGAGAAAGGAAAGACTGAATCACAGCAATCAATCAAAGCGCAATGTTATTACCAGCCAGTGCTAAAACGCATCAATTCCGCTGTGTGGGCAAGTGTTTCATTAAGCCCTATCTCTGTTTACGACAACACCTGTGAGAAGGCCGAAGGCCTAAATGTAAAATCCTAGGGGGGGCCAGGGGTTTGATGCAAGGGCCCGTGGTTCAGGCGAGTGTGTCCGCCCACACGGTCAGATGCAGAGGCCTACCTGATACTTTAGACTGCTGACTAGCATAGCTGGAGGTTCTGGAGTGGCCGCACCCCGCCAGCTCGTCGGGAACAGAGGCACATTTTCCTGGGGTCtctgtcagggttttttttttttttgacacgggggaaaaaaaaaaaaaaagaaataaacggGACATGAGCCACTGTCTGCCACACGGTGAAGAGCAGTCCCGCCATCACGCCAGtgcctattttatttttcatttttatattgcgTGCGACTACTCTCAGGGCTGCCTGGGGACCGTGGCAAAGCAAAGCGCCGGTCTGAATTATACATGAAAGAGACGCACTCTCAGAAGCTGCTCAGCACTACACGGAgcggggaaagggagggagcgGCAGGCTTTCCACACGCAAGGCAGAAGGACTGCTGTCGTTCCAGGCTTCATTATCCATCACACTGAACGATCGAAGGAGAGGTCAATGTCTGCATTCCCAGCCCCGACATTTGATGAAGCGATGTATGAATTATGGAATTAGGGCACATGGTGATTGGCACTGAGAAGATGATTAGCAGGTTCAACAGGCCCCAGAGCTAACAAAGTGTGAAAACATAGTCACCCCATTGAAACAAAAGCCGATTACTGATTACTGCCACCTTTCCCGATTTAAAACATCCCCCAAAAGTCCATACCTGAtattccaaaaaatgttttctgagtctctcctccctttctatCTCCGTGTAGACATTCTGTGTCTCCTTGTATCCCTATGTACATGGCAGTGGATGGAGgcctgtgggaaaaaaatgtgtaggGAATTTTAAGACCACCTCAGTACTGGGAAAAACATGGCACACAGTGttcacacagtgcagtcacagGTCAGCCCAATGCGAACCAAAGAACAATGCCCTGGAACAACAGGTCTGACTACACGTGCTGTCATTTCCTTTCCCTGTTTATGTAAAATATCACAAACCGTTCTTGTGCTTTGTGTGTCACAAACAGTGTTTGTGAATATCGGTCACACCACCATAAAGAATGCATATGAACCAGGTTAACAACAAGACAGTGTGGTGCATTCTGGTCAAACTGTGATGTTCCGGACAGCGCTACAGCCAGCTGGAGAAGTGCCTCTCACAATGCTGAGTGCACCCACCAGCTTCAAACTCACATAATCCCACATAGCTTCACCACTTTGAGCACCTTCATAACATATCTTAAAAAAGCAAACTACAGCATTATATTTAATGTGGCTCTGGATGATGTAGGCTTCTATATTTATTAGATTTCGGACCATTTGACCTATTCCGtttcctcactcactctctcagttTCTCCTGAAGGGTGCAATGACAACCTGGATAGTGTTATACAGAAATGGAAGACCGCCACATCTTGAGAATGTCTTAAAAGATTTCAAGAGGGTCCTTATCCTTAAGGACCACATTGTAATGAAATGGTGTGCTTGAGGATACATAGTTTATTAAGCTAAAATGGCTGAAGCAtccactgaaatgtttttcgTAGCGAGAAGACTCAGGAGTGTCtttccttatttaaaaaaactcattttaatgaatcattttaatgtcAGACCAATGCTCTCTAATGTTCATGGTCATTTTAATGGACATTTAATGGACATACACTCATTTGAACATAAAAATCAACCGTGAGTGAACCAAAGCCTTTCAGtgcaaaaatatagaaataaaaggGGATTCCTTGAAAGGAATCAAGTTCTTCACTGAAGTTTACATTCAATAACCCTTGAGATAGGACTTTTCGAAGGGCAAAGCAACAACAAGTTCCCCTATCATTGAAGCAATCTTTTCAGCAGTactatgcttttaaaataaaatacagatcctcaatatatagcctatatatctTATATATCCTTGTATATAGCCAGTATCCTCCATCTCAAATAGCCCTTCATAGCAGTATGAACGCCAGTGTCCAGTTCAATGGATTAAACGGAATAttttggctgcagtgtgggACCCGCCTGGGTGTGTTAAAGATGACATCCACACTGGGATTAAGGGATGATCTGCAGCAGCACATCAGGGCTGGAGCGACAGCTGCCGgctccctcctccctgcacTGTGCTTTCATAATCCCCACACATTCAGGGTGAATCCCACACTGATGCTGAAACAACTACCAAAGCTGCCAGCCTTTCCTGTGCAGTGGGTGGGGAATCATGGTGTGGGATGAAGGGGTCAGCTCTGATGTTTTGGGGATGAATATGACAATGAATGTGTCAATTGAtaaaaccccctccctcccccacaacccccaGCATCACGGACGTGACTTCAACCATTCCATTACTTCTCAATACTGAAAAGAGAATCCTGAGCTCCCAGTGGTAATGCAAGCTCTCAGACCCACCCAATGAAAGGACTTTGCCAAGCAACACACATGAACGAAGAGACTGAGGACAGTAAGAACAATTCCTGCTCTGACTCTTCAGTGCAGTGTATGTGGCATCATGAGCCTGGGCTTGGTAGTGCCGTAGCCCACCAGTAATTTGACACAGTGACCGAATCTCTGTGTGATGCTCTGAACAGGGAGAACTGTGAAGGGTCATTAAACCCCTAGGAAGACATTCTTCCTGCCTGCTGTCAATGCCCAACCCCTCTCAACCGAACCTGTGCACTAGTCCCTGTCATCTGAATCTGTAGTCCCTGTCACCTGAACCTGTGCGCTAGGCAAACCCAGGGACTTTCAACACTCCATCACTTCTGGTGAGatgaaaataatgacaatagATTCTGTACCTCTTGGGGACAAAAGAAACAGGGGAATAGGCGCCACTCCCACAAACTTATTACCAGACAGACGAAGGCCTactttatttagcattttggGCTTGGCGCACCATTTGACTTCATTTTTCTATGCAGAGAAGCAGAGTCATTCTTTCTAGTCTAAAATAATGACACCAGAGAACTTACAATGTTTCTAAACCAATTCTCATTGCCAGTTTTGAGCGGATATCTTTTTGCTTAATCATGTCTGCAGTGGAAGTACTTCCTTTATGCATTTAACATTAATGTGAAGTGCATAGAGGCTGAGTtatcacattatattacattctATGTAACAGGAACCCGCTGCTAAAGAGGCACTATACTGCAAAATACTGTAAAGACACCTTTAAACTGGGACACTTTTAGGTTAATTAATCGAGGACAGTGTGACTCAAAGACATTTGGAGGATTTTGAAAGTTAGTTCTCAGCTTTTCAAAACTACAAATCCCTGATCAGCACCATTCAATATCTCCAGTTTCCTTTTACAGCCAAACTTCAAAACAACCGAATACATTTCAGCACAAATATGATTCTCCTAACCATGAAATgaaccacacaaccacaaaacacaaaacctaACAGACAAAACCTAATGAGTTTTTGTCTGCCACATCTCCAGACAAAACCACTATAACAAGCTGGATTAACCAGATGTCTGTTTGCCTCCTGACTGCAGTGCTATGAATAGTAAGAAAATATACAAGATTCTCATCACAATATCTGATTCTGTCACAAGATCTAAATTGAATGGTAAACAACAGTCTCTAACTAGAAATACCACCTCGCGGTTGTATACCTcccagtagccagtttggatataaaatgtcatcacttcatcaaggcttcatgcatgtgataattcactccttccctggttcCTTTTCCTGGCTAGATCAATGACTCTTCACATAATTTCTAGTCACCCAGGGTTGCTTTCCAATGGCTGTCGGCACCTAAGTCTCGGGGGTGAGCTTGCATTTGAAAGGGCACGTAAGTACAATCTCTAAACAATGGGGTCTAGCCAGGAGGAAAGGCTTCATGCATGTGataattcactccttccctggttcCTTTTCCTGGCTAGACTGACCATTTGGATATAGAATGtcatcatcattttatcctattagacatttgtatgaaactttgtcataattagcgtatgaattcttgagttatggccaaaaacgtgttttgtgaggtcacagtgaccttgacctttgaccaccaaaatcaaatcagttaatccttgagtccaagtggacatttgtgccaaatttgaagaaattcgcTCAAgccgttcctgagatatcgcgatcacgagagaatgggacggacgtgaggtcacagtgaccttgacctttgaccaccaaaatctaatcagttcatccttgagtccaagtggacgtttgtgccaaatgtgaagaaattccctcaaggcgttcctgagatatcgcgttcacgagaatcgggacggacggacggacggacaacccgaaaacataatgcctccggccacgaCTGTGCCatcgcggaggcataaaaacaTACAGATTAAAAAGTTGCACATGGTGCATCAAAGCAACACTTTGTAATGAAGCATAAATCCAGACATTGGAAGGCAGTACACCTTCATATTCATACCGTTACATAGATTCATAGAAGCGGCTTCAGATAATAAAGGTAAAGTTGCAAGGTAGTGATGAGTGACTTCATGCATTACTTTGTCATGCAGTCCTCCACCATACAACCAGAGAGTAACATCACAGGTCATTCATCAACAGCAGTCCTGCGGAATATTCTTCTGTTTTCAGCCCCCACAAAGCTGTagcttttaaatgcatatttcttcTCCTACAATTAAGGTACAGATtcaacaaaaaaggaaagccTATTCTCAAAGTTTCCATTCAATTTAAGAGGGCATTCCAAACCTTGACTTTTTAATCACAGcgtcaaaatattatttatgttgaTAGAAAGTGACAACAGGGTTACAGAAAGTTGCATAAATCATGCCAGAGTCTTGTGAAGTCTGAGCTTGCTTCCAAGGAAGACCCAGCCCTGAGCACAGATGTTTTAACTAGGTCAGGCTCTTATCCCTTAAAATGATTCCAGTTCCATGCTAGAACAACCATTATTTAAAaggattaacaaaaaaaatgtaatttacattgTTTCATATTAAGACATATTCAAACCaatgattcatatttatattatccATCCTATTCaagtaatgaaaaaaagtgtgtaTTTTTCCCATGTtttagtgatttaaaaaaagcttgtaATGAATTTGGAAGAAACTTGGTGTGGGTCACGCACAAATGGctttctttttcaaaactggaaaaaagaaaaatgctgaaCAAATGTGTATTACCGTGAAAAATCTCCACTCAACAGTGCATTGTACATTACACAAGGAGCTCCTTATCAGTTTATTATGGTCAAATTTAAGTATTTCATTGAGCCAggtaaatatcaaacatgtaccattatttcacacagattaaatagaacaaaataaacagcatgGCAAAAACTTTTACTGACAGAACACTCTTCTGCTCAAATGAGACCGCTCACAGTCTGTTATGCAAAATTCCTGCCACttgcttattttttaagtttatatAATCTTGTTTCTATATCCTATGtagatattttatttcaatagtGTACAAATTTCAGTAAAAAGTTTGATTAATTCCACTTGTTTCTACAAAGTGACCAGTGAGCCTTTTCTTTAAAGAGGCACTAAACTGACACAGAGACTATTCCACAGTATCACACAGCTCTTATTTTTTGTATCATTTGAAGTGCACCAACCAGCGAATTGCTTTCAGCCTGAAACCATACACCTCATACAGgtttataaattttttaaaattttttaaatcacgtaAAGGGTTCATCTTACGTTTTAAAGCAAGGGTCCCCAGACATGAGCTGCATGCTGATGAGCACCTAAAAGAAAGAAGATTGAGAATAATAAGAGTGGGATATGCATTTCTAATCAATATGCCCAACTAATCTAACAGTGTTGACTGAAATGAAAGTAGTATGACAAGTGATTGTAGGCCTGTTGTAGTTTTCACTTTCAGCCACAACCGCAGTTAGAGACTATAGATAGTTTTAGGGTGGTTTAGTCATTTTCAGTATAGACTTGGATACAGTCCAAACAAAACATGCCAGGACACTCGGCTCAGCTGTCAACCCCGCCCACTTATGTTGAGCCAAGTgagaggaattctgggaatggTGTGTGCATTCCCAAACCTCCTACCTTCAGTATGGAGTTATCCTGACGCGTGTTCTTGGTGTCATATCCTTCCAGTAAACATCTCCGAGTGGTATTCCCAGACCCGGCAAACTCTGCCAAATTTAGGTCAGCGAATCCAAGCTGCGCatgggaagaaaacaaaatttgtcCCCATGTTACTTCCTCAATCTCGAAAGTTGCCTCATATCTCATTCCCACGGGATTTTCTCTGTACTTTCACTCAGCCTTTTTAATGATAAACCTTGAAACTGTGAAACTAAAATGGCTACCACTCTCTCAATACCAACTAAATCCTAACAGTACGTGCACGGTTCGCAGAGCTGCAACTGCACACGCTGTTTACTTAAGGTGGATTTTGAGACCATTAAAACAGCACTCATTTTGTTTGGGGGATGCCTGCAATCTGTTCAATTACTTGAAAGCCTTACCACTTCAGTTAAGATAAGGAAAGAATTAAGTTCAATTCAAATAGAATTAACATTTGATATATTACCGCGTTAAGGAATTGACTTTATGGGCTTCTTTCTAATTGATCTGGTCTTATTAAAACAAATCCAAGGAATCAGGCACATTTTGTTAATAGCCAAACGGtaacaaatggaaaatggaaacaaatggtAGACAGGCATTACTTAAACAAACAATTTATTACACAGCAAAGTAAACAATGACAAAATGTGCTCTTAGCACTACAAACAGGCTAGATACGTTAGTGGCAGGTACTGCTGGCAGATTCACTCAaaaggatttttaaattattaaatgattatattatatttgttcttttctgaaaaatgaaagtagGAAAGTTGGGGTGGACTCTGGGTTTACTACCTTTGCGTATGTCTTTCCACCCTTCAGTTCCTGCAAAGAGACACAAAAACAGGCATCTTACGACATTAAATCAGAGGAAACACCAGCGTAATCACCAAACAGACCTGAACCGGAACACGTAAAGGATTCGGGCTCCTTACCTTCCGCACGGACACTCGGCAAACACAGGGGTCCAGCACACCTGTGCTGGCACTGGCACTCATCTTACACAGGAAAGAGAACCTCTTTCGCCAGTGTACGCAATTGGCTTGGACAACCTCCCTAAGAGAAAGAACaccattacccagcatgcaacaACACCACACCAATGCAGCAACAGTCATGCAGACGTTTAATTTACCCACACGAGGGGCAGTTTAACTGTATAGAACTGGAGTGCATGCCTGTGCAGAAAAACATAGCCACAATTTCAGAAGACGAACGCTGCACCCTGGACAAGATCCCATTCTGACTAACACTACGCCCACTTCGATAAGCGTCGGGTCGGGGAGGAAAGGAAAAGACTGCTTCTGTGTCGAAAGGCTGCTTTGCTGGAACGCACAGCTTGTGAATCCGTGCTAGAGGGGGCTAGAGGAAACCGACACCAGAGGGAAGGCAGGCCATCTGGATTATGTGCATCCACGCTGCTCATCCAACTCAATCCTTCCTTTCATGTGCAAAGACATTAAAAATCCCCTGAAAAATGAACGCGGCAAATGGCCACAGCCgctaataacaaaataaaacacggCCTGACTGAGAGTTATTTTTCCACAAGTGCacgaaaaaatacaaatacaatatcaCACAGAGCACTGTAGGCTTACTTA
This is a stretch of genomic DNA from Anguilla rostrata isolate EN2019 chromosome 4, ASM1855537v3, whole genome shotgun sequence. It encodes these proteins:
- the fam102bb gene encoding protein FAM102B isoform X1; translated protein: MAFIMMKKKKFKFKVDFELDELSSVPFVNGVLFCKVRLLDGGFSEESSREVVQANCVHWRKRFSFLCKMSASASTGVLDPCVCRVSVRKELKGGKTYAKLGFADLNLAEFAGSGNTTRRCLLEGYDTKNTRQDNSILKVLISMQLMSGDPCFKTPPSTAMYIGIQGDTECLHGDRKGGETQKTFFGISETPGKCASVPDELAGCGHSRTSSYASQQSKVSGYSTGHSRSSSLSEFSHRRNTSIGSASTGIASIPEPSEEREPRTAPPSAAGAACASVPEHPGTPIRSAPSSERLHRHPVKQDSVESQLKRVDATRVDADDVVEKILQSQDFTPSLLDSSAEEEGLRLFVGPGGSTALGSHHLPTRVGAGAYEQVVIKR
- the fam102bb gene encoding protein FAM102B isoform X2 gives rise to the protein MAFIMMKKKKFKFKVDFELDELSSVPFVNGVLFCKVRLLDGGFSEESSREVVQANCVHWRKRFSFLCKMSASASTGVLDPCVCRVSVRKELKGGKTYAKLGFADLNLAEFAGSGNTTRRCLLEGYDTKNTRQDNSILKVLISMQLMSGDPCFKTPPSTAMYIGIQGDTECLHGDRKGGETQKTFFGISGYSTGHSRSSSLSEFSHRRNTSIGSASTGIASIPEPSEEREPRTAPPSAAGAACASVPEHPGTPIRSAPSSERLHRHPVKQDSVESQLKRVDATRVDADDVVEKILQSQDFTPSLLDSSAEEEGLRLFVGPGGSTALGSHHLPTRVGAGAYEQVVIKR